In Labrus bergylta chromosome 6, fLabBer1.1, whole genome shotgun sequence, the following proteins share a genomic window:
- the eef1db gene encoding eukaryotic translation elongation factor 1 delta b (guanine nucleotide exchange protein) isoform X4, with product MNPFVSLIPSCVPLTNPKACTLLFSVFISCNGSKMMSKKTSHCSASDQSERDQPPSHCQVDRSANSAPGFKIKTESGQRNGESSSPESSSLNGDGKRSGKSRQRRKKRSSNSASRPEEKVASNTKEGEKSDTKTSQPSNPHSGLIGLQSECANIWFERSMYEQAESLYQCWLASSSKGTTQSNRSTPVQRKKNSNSPSTSAPSSSGLLCHHGDQMACHHVVQNVWVNKTSFDQAEQRFVEGTAQPSIPNSLNIPSPPNRSITTRTPDEGYQSLAPTPSTPVVQQAVVTPTNRQSINGLPRIPIELLRDVWLEKPLYDRAEAAFYQNLYGNNSSKRSSAASTSRSSDHPQSLVEEEEEEEEEEQEVVVVEEKRAVMQGKAEVFHALLPIQEEEEPAEVSEKEEESGEGVCHFLHPDSERVWLDKWRYDAAESRFHGCNGSEAVGVKKGRRPEAASVASITPLRDNTMSSTDFLAQEKIWFDKPRYDEAERRFYEQVNGTPQPTQDAGANSILQDIARARENIQKSLAGQQQSSSAADQGELVCRIKSLELEKHSLQKVVEDLRAALSKLECRVSVLENSPAAVTSAPAPSVPYTNGTAVQQKTSAPVKKVEEEEEEDDDDDIDLFGSDEDEEAEKIKEQRLKEYAERKAKKPSIIAKSSILLDVKPWDDETDMAKLEECVRSIKADGLLWGMSKLVPVGYGIKKLQIACVVEDDKVGTDILEEEITKFEDYIQSVDVAAFNKI from the exons ATGAATCCCTTTGTATCTCTTATCCCTTCCTGTGTCCCTCTAACTAATCCAAAAGCCTgtactttgttgttttctgtctttatttcctGCAACGGATCAAAGATGATGTCTAAGAAGACCTCCCATTGCTCTGCATCGGATCAGTCGGAGCGCGATCAGCCTCCCAGCCATTGTCAGGTGGACAGATCAGCGAATTCGGCACCGGGGTTTAAGATCAAGACCGAGTCGGGTCAAAGAAACGGAGAGTCTTCATCCCCAGAGAGCAGCAGCTTGAACGGAGATGGAAAGCGCAGTGGGAAAAGCCGCCAGCGCCGCAAGAAACGCTCATCCAATTCTGCTAGTCGCCCTGAGGAGAAGGTCGCAAGTAACACCAAGGAGGGAGAGAAGTCAGACACAAAGACCAGTCAGCCTTCAAACCCCCACTCTGGACTGATCGGCCTCCAGTCTGAGTGCGCTAACATCTGGTTTGAGCGCAGCATGTACGAGCAAGCTGAGAGCCTCTACCAGTGCTGGTTGGCGAGCTCTTCAAAAGGGACCACCCAGTCAAACCGTTCGACCCCGGTCCAACgaaagaaaaactcaaactCTCCATCCACCTCTGCTCCGTCTTCCTCAGGACTGTTGTGTCACCATGGCGATCAGATGGCCTGCCACCATGTCGTCCAGAACGTGTGGGTGAACAAAACAAGCTTTGACCAAGCGGAACAACGCTTTGTTGAAGGAACCGCACAGCCATCCATTCCCAACTCGCTGAACATCCCTTCTCCACCCAACCGCTCCATCACAACCAGAACACCTGATGAAGGATATCAATCTTTAGCCCCGACCCCTTCAACCCCTGTCGTCCAACAAGCAGTGGTGACGCCAACAAACAGGCAGTCAATTAACGGACTTCCTCGCATCCCCATCGAGCTGCTGAGGGACGTCTGGCTGGAGAAACCGCTGTACGACCGCGCCGAAGCAGCCTTCTACCAGAATCTGTACGGGAACAACTCCTCCAAACGTTCAAGCGCTGCATCCACCTCCAGAAGTAGCGACCACCCTCAAAGCcttgtagaagaagaagaagaagaggaagaggaggagcaagaagttgtggtggtggaggagaagagggcGGTTATGCAGGGGAAAGCCGAAGTGTTCCATGCTCTGCTCCCGATTCAGGAAGAAGAGGAGCCAGCAGAGGTctcagagaaagaagaggagtcGGGGGAAGGCGTTTGCCACTTCCTTCACCCAGACAGCGAGCGGGTGTGGCTGGATAAGTGGCGTTATGATGCCGCAGAGAGTCGTTTCCACGGCTGCAATGGAAGTGAGGCTGTGGGGGTGAAGAAAGGTCGGAGGCCGGAAGCAGCGTCCGTTGCCTCCATCACCCCACTGAGGGACAA CACCATGTCTTCTACCGACTTTCTGGCCCAAGAGAAGATCTGGTTCGACAAACCTCGCTACGACGAGGCGGAGAGACGCTTCTATGAGCAGGTGAACGGCACCCCACAACCAACACAG GATGCTGGAGCCAACAGCATTCTGCAAGACATTGCTCGAGCCCGGGAGAACATCCAGAAATCTCTAGCAGGA cagcagcagagcagcagtgcAGCTGATCAAGGAGAGCTGGTCTGTCGAATTAAGAGCCTGGAGCTGGAGAAACACAGCTTACAAAAAG TGGTGGAAGACTTGAGGGCCGCTCTTTCCAAACTGGAGTGTCGGGTATCTGTTCTGGAGAATTCTCCTGCTGCGGTGACCTCAGCTCCCGCTCCTTCAGTCCCCTACACAAAT GGCACAGCCGTCCAGCAGAAGACCAGCGCGCCGGTTAAAaaagtggaggaagaagaagaagaggatgatgatgacgatattGACCTGTTTGGAAGCGATGAAGACGAAGAGGCAGAGAAAATCAAAGAGCAGCGGTTGAAAGAGTACGCCGAGAGGAAGGCCAAGAAGCCCAGCATCATCGCCAAGTCCTCCATCTTATTGGACGTTAAACCT tgggaCGATGAAACCGACATGGCAAAGCTGGAGGAATGTGTGCGCTCCATCAAAGCCGACGGCCTGTTATGGGGAATGTCCAAGCTGGTCCCGGTGGGTTACGGCATCAAGAAGCTCCAGATAGCGTGTGTGGTGGAGGACGACAAGGTGGGAACAGACATCTTGGAGGAGGAAATCACCAAGTTTGAAGACTAT ATCCAGAGTGTCGACGTAGCAGCTTTCAACAAAATCTGA
- the eef1db gene encoding eukaryotic translation elongation factor 1 delta b (guanine nucleotide exchange protein) isoform X3, protein MNPFVSLIPSCVPLTNPKACTLLFSVFISCNGSKMMSKKTSHCSASDQSERDQPPSHCQVDRSANSAPGFKIKTESGQRNGESSSPESSSLNGDGKRSGKSRQRRKKRSSNSASRPEEKVASNTKEGEKSDTKTSQPSNPHSGLIGLQSECANIWFERSMYEQAESLYQCWLASSSKGTTQSNRSTPVQRKKNSNSPSTSAPSSSGLLCHHGDQMACHHVVQNVWVNKTSFDQAEQRFVEGTAQPSIPNSLNIPSPPNRSITTRTPDEGYQSLAPTPSTPVVQQAVVTPTNRQSINGLPRIPIELLRDVWLEKPLYDRAEAAFYQNLYGNNSSKRSSAASTSRSSDHPQSLVEEEEEEEEEEQEVVVVEEKRAVMQGKAEVFHALLPIQEEEEPAEVSEKEEESGEGVCHFLHPDSERVWLDKWRYDAAESRFHGCNGSEAVGVKKGRRPEAASVASITPLRDNTMSSTDFLAQEKIWFDKPRYDEAERRFYEQDAGANSILQDIARARENIQKSLAGLKSTLCNRGSGQPPLSQQSQFQQQSSSAADQGELVCRIKSLELEKHSLQKVVEDLRAALSKLECRVSVLENSPAAVTSAPAPSVPYTNGTAVQQKTSAPVKKVEEEEEEDDDDDIDLFGSDEDEEAEKIKEQRLKEYAERKAKKPSIIAKSSILLDVKPWDDETDMAKLEECVRSIKADGLLWGMSKLVPVGYGIKKLQIACVVEDDKVGTDILEEEITKFEDYIQSVDVAAFNKI, encoded by the exons ATGAATCCCTTTGTATCTCTTATCCCTTCCTGTGTCCCTCTAACTAATCCAAAAGCCTgtactttgttgttttctgtctttatttcctGCAACGGATCAAAGATGATGTCTAAGAAGACCTCCCATTGCTCTGCATCGGATCAGTCGGAGCGCGATCAGCCTCCCAGCCATTGTCAGGTGGACAGATCAGCGAATTCGGCACCGGGGTTTAAGATCAAGACCGAGTCGGGTCAAAGAAACGGAGAGTCTTCATCCCCAGAGAGCAGCAGCTTGAACGGAGATGGAAAGCGCAGTGGGAAAAGCCGCCAGCGCCGCAAGAAACGCTCATCCAATTCTGCTAGTCGCCCTGAGGAGAAGGTCGCAAGTAACACCAAGGAGGGAGAGAAGTCAGACACAAAGACCAGTCAGCCTTCAAACCCCCACTCTGGACTGATCGGCCTCCAGTCTGAGTGCGCTAACATCTGGTTTGAGCGCAGCATGTACGAGCAAGCTGAGAGCCTCTACCAGTGCTGGTTGGCGAGCTCTTCAAAAGGGACCACCCAGTCAAACCGTTCGACCCCGGTCCAACgaaagaaaaactcaaactCTCCATCCACCTCTGCTCCGTCTTCCTCAGGACTGTTGTGTCACCATGGCGATCAGATGGCCTGCCACCATGTCGTCCAGAACGTGTGGGTGAACAAAACAAGCTTTGACCAAGCGGAACAACGCTTTGTTGAAGGAACCGCACAGCCATCCATTCCCAACTCGCTGAACATCCCTTCTCCACCCAACCGCTCCATCACAACCAGAACACCTGATGAAGGATATCAATCTTTAGCCCCGACCCCTTCAACCCCTGTCGTCCAACAAGCAGTGGTGACGCCAACAAACAGGCAGTCAATTAACGGACTTCCTCGCATCCCCATCGAGCTGCTGAGGGACGTCTGGCTGGAGAAACCGCTGTACGACCGCGCCGAAGCAGCCTTCTACCAGAATCTGTACGGGAACAACTCCTCCAAACGTTCAAGCGCTGCATCCACCTCCAGAAGTAGCGACCACCCTCAAAGCcttgtagaagaagaagaagaagaggaagaggaggagcaagaagttgtggtggtggaggagaagagggcGGTTATGCAGGGGAAAGCCGAAGTGTTCCATGCTCTGCTCCCGATTCAGGAAGAAGAGGAGCCAGCAGAGGTctcagagaaagaagaggagtcGGGGGAAGGCGTTTGCCACTTCCTTCACCCAGACAGCGAGCGGGTGTGGCTGGATAAGTGGCGTTATGATGCCGCAGAGAGTCGTTTCCACGGCTGCAATGGAAGTGAGGCTGTGGGGGTGAAGAAAGGTCGGAGGCCGGAAGCAGCGTCCGTTGCCTCCATCACCCCACTGAGGGACAA CACCATGTCTTCTACCGACTTTCTGGCCCAAGAGAAGATCTGGTTCGACAAACCTCGCTACGACGAGGCGGAGAGACGCTTCTATGAGCAG GATGCTGGAGCCAACAGCATTCTGCAAGACATTGCTCGAGCCCGGGAGAACATCCAGAAATCTCTAGCAGGA CTGAAGTCCACACTGTGTAACAGAGGGTCTGGTCAACCTCCCCTGAGTCAACAGTCCCAGTTT cagcagcagagcagcagtgcAGCTGATCAAGGAGAGCTGGTCTGTCGAATTAAGAGCCTGGAGCTGGAGAAACACAGCTTACAAAAAG TGGTGGAAGACTTGAGGGCCGCTCTTTCCAAACTGGAGTGTCGGGTATCTGTTCTGGAGAATTCTCCTGCTGCGGTGACCTCAGCTCCCGCTCCTTCAGTCCCCTACACAAAT GGCACAGCCGTCCAGCAGAAGACCAGCGCGCCGGTTAAAaaagtggaggaagaagaagaagaggatgatgatgacgatattGACCTGTTTGGAAGCGATGAAGACGAAGAGGCAGAGAAAATCAAAGAGCAGCGGTTGAAAGAGTACGCCGAGAGGAAGGCCAAGAAGCCCAGCATCATCGCCAAGTCCTCCATCTTATTGGACGTTAAACCT tgggaCGATGAAACCGACATGGCAAAGCTGGAGGAATGTGTGCGCTCCATCAAAGCCGACGGCCTGTTATGGGGAATGTCCAAGCTGGTCCCGGTGGGTTACGGCATCAAGAAGCTCCAGATAGCGTGTGTGGTGGAGGACGACAAGGTGGGAACAGACATCTTGGAGGAGGAAATCACCAAGTTTGAAGACTAT ATCCAGAGTGTCGACGTAGCAGCTTTCAACAAAATCTGA
- the eef1db gene encoding eukaryotic translation elongation factor 1 delta b (guanine nucleotide exchange protein) isoform X2 has product MNPFVSLIPSCVPLTNPKACTLLFSVFISCNGSKMMSKKTSHCSASDQSERDQPPSHCQVDRSANSAPGFKIKTESGQRNGESSSPESSSLNGDGKRSGKSRQRRKKRSSNSASRPEEKVASNTKEGEKSDTKTSQPSNPHSGLIGLQSECANIWFERSMYEQAESLYQCWLASSSKGTTQSNRSTPVQRKKNSNSPSTSAPSSSGLLCHHGDQMACHHVVQNVWVNKTSFDQAEQRFVEGTAQPSIPNSLNIPSPPNRSITTRTPDEGYQSLAPTPSTPVVQQAVVTPTNRQSINGLPRIPIELLRDVWLEKPLYDRAEAAFYQNLYGNNSSKRSSAASTSRSSDHPQSLVEEEEEEEEEEQEVVVVEEKRAVMQGKAEVFHALLPIQEEEEPAEVSEKEEESGEGVCHFLHPDSERVWLDKWRYDAAESRFHGCNGSEAVGVKKGRRPEAASVASITPLRDNTMSSTDFLAQEKIWFDKPRYDEAERRFYEQVNGTPQPTQDAGANSILQDIARARENIQKSLAGLKSTLCNRGSGQPPLSQQSQFQQSSSAADQGELVCRIKSLELEKHSLQKVVEDLRAALSKLECRVSVLENSPAAVTSAPAPSVPYTNGTAVQQKTSAPVKKVEEEEEEDDDDDIDLFGSDEDEEAEKIKEQRLKEYAERKAKKPSIIAKSSILLDVKPWDDETDMAKLEECVRSIKADGLLWGMSKLVPVGYGIKKLQIACVVEDDKVGTDILEEEITKFEDYIQSVDVAAFNKI; this is encoded by the exons ATGAATCCCTTTGTATCTCTTATCCCTTCCTGTGTCCCTCTAACTAATCCAAAAGCCTgtactttgttgttttctgtctttatttcctGCAACGGATCAAAGATGATGTCTAAGAAGACCTCCCATTGCTCTGCATCGGATCAGTCGGAGCGCGATCAGCCTCCCAGCCATTGTCAGGTGGACAGATCAGCGAATTCGGCACCGGGGTTTAAGATCAAGACCGAGTCGGGTCAAAGAAACGGAGAGTCTTCATCCCCAGAGAGCAGCAGCTTGAACGGAGATGGAAAGCGCAGTGGGAAAAGCCGCCAGCGCCGCAAGAAACGCTCATCCAATTCTGCTAGTCGCCCTGAGGAGAAGGTCGCAAGTAACACCAAGGAGGGAGAGAAGTCAGACACAAAGACCAGTCAGCCTTCAAACCCCCACTCTGGACTGATCGGCCTCCAGTCTGAGTGCGCTAACATCTGGTTTGAGCGCAGCATGTACGAGCAAGCTGAGAGCCTCTACCAGTGCTGGTTGGCGAGCTCTTCAAAAGGGACCACCCAGTCAAACCGTTCGACCCCGGTCCAACgaaagaaaaactcaaactCTCCATCCACCTCTGCTCCGTCTTCCTCAGGACTGTTGTGTCACCATGGCGATCAGATGGCCTGCCACCATGTCGTCCAGAACGTGTGGGTGAACAAAACAAGCTTTGACCAAGCGGAACAACGCTTTGTTGAAGGAACCGCACAGCCATCCATTCCCAACTCGCTGAACATCCCTTCTCCACCCAACCGCTCCATCACAACCAGAACACCTGATGAAGGATATCAATCTTTAGCCCCGACCCCTTCAACCCCTGTCGTCCAACAAGCAGTGGTGACGCCAACAAACAGGCAGTCAATTAACGGACTTCCTCGCATCCCCATCGAGCTGCTGAGGGACGTCTGGCTGGAGAAACCGCTGTACGACCGCGCCGAAGCAGCCTTCTACCAGAATCTGTACGGGAACAACTCCTCCAAACGTTCAAGCGCTGCATCCACCTCCAGAAGTAGCGACCACCCTCAAAGCcttgtagaagaagaagaagaagaggaagaggaggagcaagaagttgtggtggtggaggagaagagggcGGTTATGCAGGGGAAAGCCGAAGTGTTCCATGCTCTGCTCCCGATTCAGGAAGAAGAGGAGCCAGCAGAGGTctcagagaaagaagaggagtcGGGGGAAGGCGTTTGCCACTTCCTTCACCCAGACAGCGAGCGGGTGTGGCTGGATAAGTGGCGTTATGATGCCGCAGAGAGTCGTTTCCACGGCTGCAATGGAAGTGAGGCTGTGGGGGTGAAGAAAGGTCGGAGGCCGGAAGCAGCGTCCGTTGCCTCCATCACCCCACTGAGGGACAA CACCATGTCTTCTACCGACTTTCTGGCCCAAGAGAAGATCTGGTTCGACAAACCTCGCTACGACGAGGCGGAGAGACGCTTCTATGAGCAGGTGAACGGCACCCCACAACCAACACAG GATGCTGGAGCCAACAGCATTCTGCAAGACATTGCTCGAGCCCGGGAGAACATCCAGAAATCTCTAGCAGGA CTGAAGTCCACACTGTGTAACAGAGGGTCTGGTCAACCTCCCCTGAGTCAACAGTCCCAGTTT cagcagagcagcagtgcAGCTGATCAAGGAGAGCTGGTCTGTCGAATTAAGAGCCTGGAGCTGGAGAAACACAGCTTACAAAAAG TGGTGGAAGACTTGAGGGCCGCTCTTTCCAAACTGGAGTGTCGGGTATCTGTTCTGGAGAATTCTCCTGCTGCGGTGACCTCAGCTCCCGCTCCTTCAGTCCCCTACACAAAT GGCACAGCCGTCCAGCAGAAGACCAGCGCGCCGGTTAAAaaagtggaggaagaagaagaagaggatgatgatgacgatattGACCTGTTTGGAAGCGATGAAGACGAAGAGGCAGAGAAAATCAAAGAGCAGCGGTTGAAAGAGTACGCCGAGAGGAAGGCCAAGAAGCCCAGCATCATCGCCAAGTCCTCCATCTTATTGGACGTTAAACCT tgggaCGATGAAACCGACATGGCAAAGCTGGAGGAATGTGTGCGCTCCATCAAAGCCGACGGCCTGTTATGGGGAATGTCCAAGCTGGTCCCGGTGGGTTACGGCATCAAGAAGCTCCAGATAGCGTGTGTGGTGGAGGACGACAAGGTGGGAACAGACATCTTGGAGGAGGAAATCACCAAGTTTGAAGACTAT ATCCAGAGTGTCGACGTAGCAGCTTTCAACAAAATCTGA
- the eef1db gene encoding eukaryotic translation elongation factor 1 delta b (guanine nucleotide exchange protein) isoform X8 produces MMSKKTSHCSASDQSERDQPPSHCQVDRSANSAPGFKIKTESGQRNGESSSPESSSLNGDGKRSGKSRQRRKKRSSNSASRPEEKVASNTKEGEKSDTKTSQPSNPHSGLIGLQSECANIWFERSMYEQAESLYQCWLASSSKGTTQSNRSTPVQRKKNSNSPSTSAPSSSGLLCHHGDQMACHHVVQNVWVNKTSFDQAEQRFVEGTAQPSIPNSLNIPSPPNRSITTRTPDEGYQSLAPTPSTPVVQQAVVTPTNRQSINGLPRIPIELLRDVWLEKPLYDRAEAAFYQNLYGNNSSKRSSAASTSRSSDHPQSLVEEEEEEEEEEQEVVVVEEKRAVMQGKAEVFHALLPIQEEEEPAEVSEKEEESGEGVCHFLHPDSERVWLDKWRYDAAESRFHGCNGSEAVGVKKGRRPEAASVASITPLRDNTMSSTDFLAQEKIWFDKPRYDEAERRFYEQVNGTPQPTQDAGANSILQDIARARENIQKSLAGLKSTLCNRGSGQPPLSQQSQFQQQSSSAADQGELVCRIKSLELEKHSLQKVVEDLRAALSKLECRVSVLENSPAAVTSAPAPSVPYTNGTAVQQKTSAPVKKVEEEEEEDDDDDIDLFGSDEDEEAEKIKEQRLKEYAERKAKKPSIIAKSSILLDVKPWDDETDMAKLEECVRSIKADGLLWGMSKLVPVGYGIKKLQIACVVEDDKVGTDILEEEITKFEDYIQSVDVAAFNKI; encoded by the exons ATGATGTCTAAGAAGACCTCCCATTGCTCTGCATCGGATCAGTCGGAGCGCGATCAGCCTCCCAGCCATTGTCAGGTGGACAGATCAGCGAATTCGGCACCGGGGTTTAAGATCAAGACCGAGTCGGGTCAAAGAAACGGAGAGTCTTCATCCCCAGAGAGCAGCAGCTTGAACGGAGATGGAAAGCGCAGTGGGAAAAGCCGCCAGCGCCGCAAGAAACGCTCATCCAATTCTGCTAGTCGCCCTGAGGAGAAGGTCGCAAGTAACACCAAGGAGGGAGAGAAGTCAGACACAAAGACCAGTCAGCCTTCAAACCCCCACTCTGGACTGATCGGCCTCCAGTCTGAGTGCGCTAACATCTGGTTTGAGCGCAGCATGTACGAGCAAGCTGAGAGCCTCTACCAGTGCTGGTTGGCGAGCTCTTCAAAAGGGACCACCCAGTCAAACCGTTCGACCCCGGTCCAACgaaagaaaaactcaaactCTCCATCCACCTCTGCTCCGTCTTCCTCAGGACTGTTGTGTCACCATGGCGATCAGATGGCCTGCCACCATGTCGTCCAGAACGTGTGGGTGAACAAAACAAGCTTTGACCAAGCGGAACAACGCTTTGTTGAAGGAACCGCACAGCCATCCATTCCCAACTCGCTGAACATCCCTTCTCCACCCAACCGCTCCATCACAACCAGAACACCTGATGAAGGATATCAATCTTTAGCCCCGACCCCTTCAACCCCTGTCGTCCAACAAGCAGTGGTGACGCCAACAAACAGGCAGTCAATTAACGGACTTCCTCGCATCCCCATCGAGCTGCTGAGGGACGTCTGGCTGGAGAAACCGCTGTACGACCGCGCCGAAGCAGCCTTCTACCAGAATCTGTACGGGAACAACTCCTCCAAACGTTCAAGCGCTGCATCCACCTCCAGAAGTAGCGACCACCCTCAAAGCcttgtagaagaagaagaagaagaggaagaggaggagcaagaagttgtggtggtggaggagaagagggcGGTTATGCAGGGGAAAGCCGAAGTGTTCCATGCTCTGCTCCCGATTCAGGAAGAAGAGGAGCCAGCAGAGGTctcagagaaagaagaggagtcGGGGGAAGGCGTTTGCCACTTCCTTCACCCAGACAGCGAGCGGGTGTGGCTGGATAAGTGGCGTTATGATGCCGCAGAGAGTCGTTTCCACGGCTGCAATGGAAGTGAGGCTGTGGGGGTGAAGAAAGGTCGGAGGCCGGAAGCAGCGTCCGTTGCCTCCATCACCCCACTGAGGGACAA CACCATGTCTTCTACCGACTTTCTGGCCCAAGAGAAGATCTGGTTCGACAAACCTCGCTACGACGAGGCGGAGAGACGCTTCTATGAGCAGGTGAACGGCACCCCACAACCAACACAG GATGCTGGAGCCAACAGCATTCTGCAAGACATTGCTCGAGCCCGGGAGAACATCCAGAAATCTCTAGCAGGA CTGAAGTCCACACTGTGTAACAGAGGGTCTGGTCAACCTCCCCTGAGTCAACAGTCCCAGTTT cagcagcagagcagcagtgcAGCTGATCAAGGAGAGCTGGTCTGTCGAATTAAGAGCCTGGAGCTGGAGAAACACAGCTTACAAAAAG TGGTGGAAGACTTGAGGGCCGCTCTTTCCAAACTGGAGTGTCGGGTATCTGTTCTGGAGAATTCTCCTGCTGCGGTGACCTCAGCTCCCGCTCCTTCAGTCCCCTACACAAAT GGCACAGCCGTCCAGCAGAAGACCAGCGCGCCGGTTAAAaaagtggaggaagaagaagaagaggatgatgatgacgatattGACCTGTTTGGAAGCGATGAAGACGAAGAGGCAGAGAAAATCAAAGAGCAGCGGTTGAAAGAGTACGCCGAGAGGAAGGCCAAGAAGCCCAGCATCATCGCCAAGTCCTCCATCTTATTGGACGTTAAACCT tgggaCGATGAAACCGACATGGCAAAGCTGGAGGAATGTGTGCGCTCCATCAAAGCCGACGGCCTGTTATGGGGAATGTCCAAGCTGGTCCCGGTGGGTTACGGCATCAAGAAGCTCCAGATAGCGTGTGTGGTGGAGGACGACAAGGTGGGAACAGACATCTTGGAGGAGGAAATCACCAAGTTTGAAGACTAT ATCCAGAGTGTCGACGTAGCAGCTTTCAACAAAATCTGA
- the eef1db gene encoding eukaryotic translation elongation factor 1 delta b (guanine nucleotide exchange protein) isoform X9, with protein sequence MSSTDFLAQEKIWFDKPRYDEAERRFYEQVNGTPQPTQDAGANSILQDIARARENIQKSLAGLKSTLCNRGSGQPPLSQQSQFQQQSSSAADQGELVCRIKSLELEKHSLQKVVEDLRAALSKLECRVSVLENSPAAVTSAPAPSVPYTNGTAVQQKTSAPVKKVEEEEEEDDDDDIDLFGSDEDEEAEKIKEQRLKEYAERKAKKPSIIAKSSILLDVKPWDDETDMAKLEECVRSIKADGLLWGMSKLVPVGYGIKKLQIACVVEDDKVGTDILEEEITKFEDYIQSVDVAAFNKI encoded by the exons ATGTCTTCTACCGACTTTCTGGCCCAAGAGAAGATCTGGTTCGACAAACCTCGCTACGACGAGGCGGAGAGACGCTTCTATGAGCAGGTGAACGGCACCCCACAACCAACACAG GATGCTGGAGCCAACAGCATTCTGCAAGACATTGCTCGAGCCCGGGAGAACATCCAGAAATCTCTAGCAGGA CTGAAGTCCACACTGTGTAACAGAGGGTCTGGTCAACCTCCCCTGAGTCAACAGTCCCAGTTT cagcagcagagcagcagtgcAGCTGATCAAGGAGAGCTGGTCTGTCGAATTAAGAGCCTGGAGCTGGAGAAACACAGCTTACAAAAAG TGGTGGAAGACTTGAGGGCCGCTCTTTCCAAACTGGAGTGTCGGGTATCTGTTCTGGAGAATTCTCCTGCTGCGGTGACCTCAGCTCCCGCTCCTTCAGTCCCCTACACAAAT GGCACAGCCGTCCAGCAGAAGACCAGCGCGCCGGTTAAAaaagtggaggaagaagaagaagaggatgatgatgacgatattGACCTGTTTGGAAGCGATGAAGACGAAGAGGCAGAGAAAATCAAAGAGCAGCGGTTGAAAGAGTACGCCGAGAGGAAGGCCAAGAAGCCCAGCATCATCGCCAAGTCCTCCATCTTATTGGACGTTAAACCT tgggaCGATGAAACCGACATGGCAAAGCTGGAGGAATGTGTGCGCTCCATCAAAGCCGACGGCCTGTTATGGGGAATGTCCAAGCTGGTCCCGGTGGGTTACGGCATCAAGAAGCTCCAGATAGCGTGTGTGGTGGAGGACGACAAGGTGGGAACAGACATCTTGGAGGAGGAAATCACCAAGTTTGAAGACTAT ATCCAGAGTGTCGACGTAGCAGCTTTCAACAAAATCTGA